A genomic region of uncultured Methanobrevibacter sp. contains the following coding sequences:
- a CDS encoding thermonuclease family protein — protein MNKKTISIILLIIFLVTTVLTLANVFLGDTNTQENQTGTLTINNKTVHYEKAGKCIEVIDGNTIQVYGVGRVQMTQVKIPSQEPEISQAKNFVVEKCLGKTVYLNIDDEKPKDNYDRTLAIVYTDDCDINQELIKNNLANVSYFTPSEFKKGEV, from the coding sequence ATGAACAAGAAAACCATATCAATAATATTACTAATCATATTTCTGGTAACAACCGTTCTGACACTGGCCAATGTATTTTTAGGCGATACAAACACACAGGAAAACCAGACTGGAACCCTAACCATAAACAACAAGACCGTGCATTATGAAAAAGCCGGAAAATGCATTGAGGTTATCGACGGCAATACAATACAGGTATACGGTGTAGGACGAGTGCAGATGACACAGGTCAAGATACCTTCACAGGAACCTGAAATCAGTCAGGCAAAGAATTTCGTTGTGGAAAAGTGCCTTGGAAAAACAGTATATCTCAATATTGACGATGAAAAACCAAAAGATAACTATGACAGAACACTGGCTATAGTATACACAGATGATTGCGATATAAACCAGGAACTCATCAAAAATAACCTGGCAAACGTTTCATATTTCACGCCGAGTGAATTCAAAAAAGGAGAAGTATAG
- a CDS encoding radical SAM protein: MHFVRAKGIFTSDYGINIYRGCTHGCIYCDSRSDVYQMNHKFEDIEVKENAPELLKRELIRRKPFMIGTGAMTDPYIPLEKRLKNVRKCLELIYRYGFGFACLTKSDLVLRDIDLLKKINEKTKVVVQITITTADDDLSRIIEPHVCPTSRRIEVLKKLKENGIPTVVWLCPILPHINDTEENINLILDACIENEVKGVLNLGMGLSLREGNREYFYKKLDEKFPGLKKRYIEEFGDSYFIHSSDNRRLRAILKRRCNEHGILHNQDEIFEYMHRFPEKSVQTTLF, encoded by the coding sequence ATGCATTTTGTAAGGGCAAAGGGTATTTTCACCTCGGACTATGGAATCAACATTTATCGCGGATGCACCCACGGTTGCATATACTGCGATTCAAGAAGTGATGTGTATCAGATGAACCATAAGTTTGAGGATATTGAGGTAAAGGAAAATGCTCCTGAACTGCTTAAAAGGGAACTGATTAGGCGTAAGCCATTCATGATAGGAACTGGGGCAATGACAGATCCTTATATTCCACTTGAAAAAAGGCTTAAGAATGTAAGAAAGTGTCTTGAGCTGATTTACAGGTACGGATTCGGTTTTGCATGCCTTACAAAATCTGATCTTGTTTTAAGGGATATTGACCTTTTGAAAAAAATCAATGAAAAGACAAAGGTCGTGGTTCAGATAACCATAACAACTGCCGACGATGATTTGTCCAGGATTATCGAGCCTCACGTATGTCCTACCTCAAGACGCATTGAAGTTCTAAAAAAGTTAAAGGAGAATGGTATTCCAACGGTCGTGTGGCTGTGTCCTATACTGCCCCACATTAACGATACTGAGGAGAATATTAATCTTATTCTGGACGCCTGCATTGAAAATGAGGTTAAGGGCGTATTGAATCTGGGCATGGGATTGTCCCTAAGGGAGGGAAACCGGGAATACTTCTACAAAAAGCTTGATGAAAAGTTTCCTGGGCTTAAGAAAAGATACATTGAGGAGTTTGGCGACAGCTACTTCATTCACAGCTCAGACAACCGAAGGTTAAGGGCGATACTTAAAAGAAGATGCAATGAGCACGGCATACTGCACAATCAGGATGAGATATTTGAGTATATGCACAGGTTTCCTGAAAAATCAGTTCAGACAACATTGTTCTAA
- the cas4 gene encoding CRISPR-associated protein Cas4 produces MEQKNITEYEKEYEIKEHPSIKGLQIIEGKNNFPISWLNQQGYCEYQIYLEYMKGIKTQPTAAMTQGSNIHNQLEEIFKQDATPSTFEDAVEASKESASMSREVFVVAPEYGIRGYIDEIWMKPEEIVIIDDKPGRTPYESTMNQVRAYCLAYKEMTGDDRKIKAALRERGTDNLFWIEVFTPDIEKQIKFTIDRMHGLFEGTKPFIATKNPKKCRSCRFKNDCEHAK; encoded by the coding sequence ATGGAACAAAAAAACATTACCGAATATGAAAAGGAATATGAAATTAAAGAACATCCTTCAATAAAAGGTCTTCAAATAATCGAAGGTAAAAACAATTTCCCAATTAGTTGGCTCAACCAACAAGGATACTGCGAATACCAGATATATCTAGAGTACATGAAAGGTATCAAAACACAACCTACAGCAGCAATGACACAGGGAAGCAACATTCACAACCAGCTTGAAGAAATCTTCAAACAGGACGCAACACCCTCCACATTTGAGGATGCCGTTGAAGCTTCAAAGGAAAGCGCATCAATGTCAAGGGAAGTATTTGTTGTGGCTCCGGAATACGGAATAAGAGGATATATCGATGAAATCTGGATGAAACCTGAAGAAATTGTCATAATCGATGACAAACCTGGAAGAACCCCTTATGAATCAACAATGAATCAGGTAAGGGCATACTGCCTTGCATATAAGGAGATGACCGGTGACGATAGAAAAATCAAGGCGGCACTCAGGGAAAGGGGAACTGATAACCTCTTTTGGATTGAGGTATTCACTCCTGACATTGAAAAACAAATCAAATTCACAATTGACAGAATGCATGGACTCTTTGAAGGTACAAAACCATTCATTGCGACAAAAAATCCTAAAAAATGCCGATCATGCAGATTCAAAAACGACTGTGAGCATGCAAAATGA